Below is a window of Deltaproteobacteria bacterium CG2_30_66_27 DNA.
CCCGGTCCTGAAGGCGGAAACCCCCCTCTTCCCGTATGAACCCGGAAGTTGGGGCCCGCGCGAGGCGGAAGCGCTGGTGGCTCCCGAGCGATGGCACGACCCGGCTCCTGCGCCCGGACCGACAGGGACATCTTGAAGCCGGAGTTTCTTCCCGACCCCGGGGCCGTCGCGATCCGGGCCGCGGAACGGATCGCACGGGTCGCGAGGGACGCCGTGGCGGTGCGGGGCCGGTGCGCGCTTGCGCTCAGCGGCGGCACGACGCCGTGGCGGGCGTTCATCGCCCTGGCCGGAGAAGACCTTCCCTGGGATCGCGTCCACCTGTTCCAGGTCGACGAGCGGGTCGCACCGCACGGGGATCCGGAACGGAACGATTCCCACCTGAAGGAAGCCCTGATCGATCGGATCGCGATCCCGTCCGCCAACGTCCATCCCATGCCGGTGGAAGCAGAGGATCTCGACGAGGGGGCACGCCGCTACGAAGCGATCCTTCGTCGAACCGCCGGAACGCCGCCGGTTCTCGACCTCGTCCAGCTCGGGCTGGGAGAGGACGGCCACACGGCTTCGCTCTTCCCGGGCGACGTAGCGCTTGGGGTCATCGACAGGAACGTCGCCGTCACCGGCCTTCACAAGGGACGGAGGCGGATGACGCTCACCTTCCCGGCGATCGACCGGGCGCGGTGCATCTTGTGGTTGGTCACCGGGTCCGCGAAGGCCACGGCGCTCGAACGGTTGCTCGCCGGCGACCGGTCCATCCCCGCGGGACGCGTTCGAAGCGACCGCGCCGTCCTTCTCGCCGACGCGGCGGCCAGGTAGGACCATAGAGCCAACCTCAGCCCTTTGCCGGGGGCGCGTCACCCGCAGGCGACGACCCGCACTTCGATGTCCCGCATCGGGTAATGCTTCCCGTTTCCCGTCGCGAGGACGGACCGGTGGACGAAAACCGTCGCGGCGATGAGGCAATCGTCCAACTCGAGGGTCTGGCTCCGAATCGTTCGCCTGTACTGTCCGGCCCTCTCCGCGACTTCACGGGTCACGTCCAGAACAAGGAGATTATCGATCAGCGCCCGCGTCTTTTCCTCCTCGCCGGGACGGATACCGGCGAAGATCTCCGCAACCGTGATCGATGAACAGAGGATCTGCGACCGGTCCAGCAACGAAGAGAGGAAATCCTTCGCCTCCCGCCGCCCCCGCAGGAAATGGATCAGGATGTCCGTGTCGACGAGGGTGTTCTTCGTCATCGTTTTCCCAAGCGGGTCGATCGACGCATCCGTCGGATGGATGAATCGGTCCCTTTCGCCAGATCGGGATGATCCTTCTCCTTCCATGCCCCGAAACTCTCATCGATCGCCTTGGCCAGGCGCAACCGCGTCAACTCCTTCCGCAAGGCCTCGGTGACGAACCGGCTCTGCCGACGGGGGGAGACGGTTCGTTTCAACTCCTCGATCAGATCCTCGGGAAGGAGGAAATTGGCCTGCTTCGTTACAGCTCCCATGGCGACCTCCGGGCCCAACGGATGTAGATAATCGTATAGGATATGTTCTAAGAAAAGTCAACTCCAAGCGGCGGGGTGCCGGGGGTGGTTACGATCACCATGATTAGGACCGCGGAGTAGGCGGTCGCCCCGATCCCTTTTTCCCCCTCGAACCGGATTATTTTACGGAATCGCCCGGGGATCCGGCCTTGACGTAGAGGGTCGGGGAGATCGCGGCCAGGGAGCGCGCGAACTCCTCCCGGACGCCGCGGAAATCGGCCATGCGGTTCGGTGGGAGGACCCCGCCTTTGGGGAGATTCACGGTCAACGGGTTCAGGAACGTGCCGTTCCGGCGGATGCGGTAATCCAGGTGGGGCCCGGTCGCACGCCCCGTCGCGCCGACCTTCCCGATGACGTCTCCCTGGCGGACCTCCGCCCCCCGCCGGATCCCCTTCATGATCCGGGAGAGGTGCCCGTAGAAGGTCGTGTACCCGTTCGGGTGCCGGACGATCACGAGGTTCCCGTTCGGGCCCTTGTACCCGGCGAAGGTCACGGTGCCGTCCCCCACGGTGGAAACCGGGGCGCCCGAGGGCGCCGCGTAATCCACGCCGAAATGGGGCCTCGCGATCTTCAGGATCGGGTGCATCCTTCGTTTCGTGAATCCCGAGGAGATCCTCCGGTAGCTCAGCGGCGCCTTCAGGAACGCTTTCCTCAGCGATTTTCCCTCGTCGTCGAAGTAGTCCGGCCGGTCCCCCGTGTCGAAGCGGTACGCCCTGTACGTTTTGCCGTCCACGGAGAGTTCCGCCGCGAGGATGTCGCCGAATTTCCGGAACTCGCCGTCGAGCCATCGTTCCTCCACAAGGATCCGGAACGTGTCCCCCTTCCGAAAATCCGTGTTGAAGTCGACGTCCCAGGAGAAGATGTCGGAGAGCTCGATCGCCAGCAGCGCCGACTGCCCGCCCTCGGGGAGGGAGGAGACGATATTCGACCGGACGACGCCGCCCAGGGCGCCGATCCGCCGTTCGTATTCTATGGCGACCTTGTCGGCCCGGTAGCCGGGCTCCGAGCGGACGACCCGCAGGATCTCCTCGTCGTTGATGTGGTAGGAAAGGGAGAGAACGTTGTTGTCCGGGTCGAGGGTGATCGTGTACGGCCTTCCCGGGGATATGTTCCTCAGCGGGTGGATGCCGGCGGACGCCTCCCGCATCCGGAACATCTCGCCGATCTCCAGGTGGTGCTTTTCGAAGATCGCCGAGACGGTTTCGCCCTTGCGGACCGTGTCGACGATCTCGCGCGGCGATTCCTTCCCGGGGTCGACGGAACCGGGGGCCGGCCCCGGTTCCCTCAAGACGGGAACTCCGAGGGAAAAAGCGAGCATCCCGGCGCCGAGAAGGACGACCGTGACGATCTCTTTCATGCGCATGCGTCGTGTTCCTCCGGCAAGGCCCCGTTCCGGTAGTGGTAATGGTTCTCCGACGGATATATTTATCATACGAACCATTTGTGTTACAAATGAAAATCATCTCTTGCAAGGAGGATTTGCCGCATGGAGGGGAGGACGGTCGGATCGATCGGGGCCGGCATCCGGTCCCTCTGGGTCTTCGACTTCGACGGGACCCTCTCGCCCATCGTGGCCGACCGGCACGCGGCCCGGATCCACCCGATGTGCCGGGAGCTTCTGAAGGGGCTCGCCCGGATGCCCATGCATTTCGTGGTCGTCCTCTCCAGCCGCGAGATCGAAGACCTCGCGAAGCGCGTGCCGTTGCCGCGGGTCATCCTCGGGGGCGCCAGCGGGCTCGAATGGCGACTTCCCGGAGGGCATCGGATCCGCCCCGGGGACCCGGCGGAAGCCCGCCGGGAGAAGGTCCGCAGGACCCTCGACCCCCTCCTCGCCAGGCTCTCCCATATCCCGGGTGTGGATGTCGAGGACAAGGGGTGGTCGATCGCGATCCACTACCGGCACGTCCTTCCGGAGGTCGTGCCGATGCTGGAACCGCTCCTCAAGGAGCTCGAGGGAGCGCAGGACGTCCGGGTGTACCGTGGGCCCTCCGTGGCCGAGGTGCAACTGCTCCGCAACGTGAGCAAATCCTTCGGCGTCCGGACGATCTGCCGGATCATCGGGTTCGATCCTTCCAAAGACCGGATCGTGTACGCCGGCGACGATACGAACGACGCCGTCGCGATGCGGTGGGTCCTCCGCAGGGGGGGGATCTCCTTCTCCGTCGGCGGCGTCGCGCGCGTCCCCGGAGCGAGGATCGTGGAAAATCCCGTCGCTCTCGTCCGGGCGGTCGGAGCCCTCGCGGGCGTTCCCCCGCACCAGGGCAAGGGGAAACGCTGACCGGTTGCGGCATGACCCCGTTCGAACGCAAGGCTTGCGCCATCCGCATCGCTTTGGGGTATCCTGACACCAAAAACTTCCCTGATTCCCGAAGGAGCGAATGAGCGCATTCGCGCCCGGATTCCGCCCGGGCACCGAAGAAGTCCGGCTGAGCCGCGAAATGTCCGGCTTCAGCGTGATGATGATCGGCGTCGGGGCGATGATCGGGGCAGGCATCTTCGTCCTCACGGGGATCGCCGCCGGGGTCGCGGGACCCGGCCTCCTCCTCGTCTTCGGCCTCAACGGCATCGTGACGCTGTTCACCGCGATGGCCTACGCCGAGCTCGGATCGTGCTTCCACGATGCGGGCGGCGGCTA
It encodes the following:
- a CDS encoding 6-phosphogluconolactonase, which produces MLKPEFLPDPGAVAIRAAERIARVARDAVAVRGRCALALSGGTTPWRAFIALAGEDLPWDRVHLFQVDERVAPHGDPERNDSHLKEALIDRIAIPSANVHPMPVEAEDLDEGARRYEAILRRTAGTPPVLDLVQLGLGEDGHTASLFPGDVALGVIDRNVAVTGLHKGRRRMTLTFPAIDRARCILWLVTGSAKATALERLLAGDRSIPAGRVRSDRAVLLADAAAR
- a CDS encoding trehalose-phosphatase, whose product is MEGRTVGSIGAGIRSLWVFDFDGTLSPIVADRHAARIHPMCRELLKGLARMPMHFVVVLSSREIEDLAKRVPLPRVILGGASGLEWRLPGGHRIRPGDPAEARREKVRRTLDPLLARLSHIPGVDVEDKGWSIAIHYRHVLPEVVPMLEPLLKELEGAQDVRVYRGPSVAEVQLLRNVSKSFGVRTICRIIGFDPSKDRIVYAGDDTNDAVAMRWVLRRGGISFSVGGVARVPGARIVENPVALVRAVGALAGVPPHQGKGKR